A genome region from Penaeus monodon isolate SGIC_2016 chromosome 14, NSTDA_Pmon_1, whole genome shotgun sequence includes the following:
- the LOC119581287 gene encoding uncharacterized protein LOC119581287: MGRLCLGACVALSCIIVALQPASSAPLKGTGRSHPTTPLRVPDGGLTEADSPSNAALKQLQQQRSVAASLGVLGLNKRIRRAAHAHPARNIFSPMDNDDSRKGAEMMKRALSLWATLHPLKSSVHEAAQRRHALKPSGAAGETPLRPIGSQPLRWGR, encoded by the coding sequence ATGGGAAGGCTGTGCCTGGGAGCGTGCGTGGCGCTGTCGTGCATCATCGTGGCCCTCCAGCCCGCCTCCAGCGCCCCTCTCAAGGGGACGGGGAGGAGCCACCCCACGACGCCTCTCCGAGTGCCTGATGGAGGGCTGACCGAGGCGGACTCGCCGTCCAACGCCGCCTTAAAGCAGCTGCAGCAGCAGCGCTCCGTCGCCGCCTCTCTCGGCGTCCTCGGCTTGAACAAGCGGATACGCAGAGCCGCCCACGCTCATCCCGCAAGGAACATCTTCTCCCCCATGGACAACGACGACTCCCGCAAGGGCGCCGAGATGATGAAACGCGCCCTCAGCCTGTGGGCGACGCTGCACCCGCTCAAGTCCAGCGTCCACGAGGCCGCCCAGCGTCGCCATGCGCTCAAGCCCTCCGGCGCCGCGGGCGAGACCCCGCTCAGACCCATCGGCTCGCAGCCGCTGCGCTGGGGAAGATAA
- the LOC119581285 gene encoding uncharacterized protein LOC119581285 translates to MGRLSIGVCVAVSCVLAVLQPTYSALQEHAKAIHFTLLDQSLRHRDLATPVPLPHSRQRSQEQRGRGILDILGLSRRAWEAVHGHSAEDLLAPSEVKDSHRRTKRALSLWATLQTSKPSLKVTARPRQPSKGAGAEVEEPVRPVGKQPLRWGR, encoded by the coding sequence ATGGGACGGCTAAGTATAGGAGTGTGTGTGGCTGTCTCCTGCGTCCTTGCGGTGCTCCAGCCCACCTACAGCGCCCTCCAAGAGCATGCGAAGGCGATTCACTTCACTTTGTTAGATCAATCCTTGCGGCATCGCGATTTGGCAACTCCAGTTCCTCTGCCACACAGCAGGCAACGAAGCCAAGAGCAACGCGGGCGTGGCATCCTTGACATCCTCGGCTTGAGCAGACGAGCATGGGAAGCGGTCCATGGCCATTCTGCAGAGGACCTGCTTGCTCCATCGGAAGTAAAAGACTCCCACAGAAGGACGAAGCGTGCTCTAAGCCTGTGGGCGACGCTGCAGACCTCCAAGCCCAGCCTCAAAGTCACCGCCCGCCCTCGCCAGCCGAGCAAGGGCGCCGGAGCAGAGGTCGAGGAGCCGGTCAGACCGGTCGGGAAGCAGCCTCTTCGCTGGGGGAGATAA
- the LOC119581286 gene encoding uncharacterized protein LOC119581286 — MGRLCLGAWMAASCLSVALHPVQGALRVAVAGEEPLRLPVLLSRTGLARRGLPWPRARIANEDLQTADEGEWAPKPSSQGLPYEYPEADVGEPRRSRQGRRGALGQPTEPRFVVRDQKGFRQMKRAFSLWAALHKPVGYEAIVKPVEPEGETPLRPVGVNPLRWGR, encoded by the coding sequence ATGGGGAGGCTGTGTCTCGGCGCGTGGATGGCGGCCTCGTGTCTCTCCGTGGCTCTCCATCCCGTCCAGGGCGCCCTTCGCGTCGCGGTGGCCGGGGAGGAGCCCTTGAGGTTGCCGGTGCTTTTGTCCCGCACCGGCCTGGCCCGCCGCGGACTCCCTTGGCCCCGTGCCCGCATAGCCAACGAGGACCTGCAGACGGCAGACGAAGGGGAGTGGGCCCCCAAGCCCTCCTCTCAAGGGCTGCCGTACGAATACCCCGAGGCCGACGTCGGTGAGCCTCGCCGGAGCAGACAGGGGCGCAGAGGTGCCCTTGGTCAGCCGACGGAGCCACGCTTCGTTGTCAGGGACCAAAAGGGATTCAGGCAGATGAAACGCGCGTTCAGCTTGTGGGCGGCGCTACACAAGCCCGTCGGCTACGAAGCCATCGTCAAACCCGTCGAGCCCGAGGGCGAGACGCCCCTCAGACCCGTCGGCGTCAATCCCCTTCGCTGGGGAAGATAA